From a single Salvelinus namaycush isolate Seneca chromosome 14, SaNama_1.0, whole genome shotgun sequence genomic region:
- the LOC120059064 gene encoding tumor necrosis factor receptor superfamily member 14-like translates to MAQFGTLIWTITIILVHVSIGSCIACGRAEYRIWDECCPMCSPGNCVHKHCTEFTSTSCMPCVDSTFLDEPNGLIKCKVCTNCDPGLGLMVKQPCRPSSDTVCGTLEGFYCLDPTKDGCRAAQRHSSCKPGQYISHTGTTSTDTVCSDCTGDTYSDGSLTSCQPHTECKSLGLQELRPGTHLSNSECGPQSSQIEPGIIIGVVLASVLIALAITIIIIIGFVILRRRKSPTPVTFSPVTVNAVEASSDLEETPSNVVQ, encoded by the exons ATGGCACAGTTTGGAACCTTGATATGGACT ATAACTATTATATTGGTGCATGTAAGCATTGGATCCTGTATTGCATGTGGTAGAGCCGAGTACAGAATATGGGATGAATGCTGCCCCATGTGTTCACCAG GAAATTGTGTACATAAGCATTGTACTGAATTCACCAGCACCAGCTGCATGCCCTGTGTTGATTCTACATTTCTTGATGAGCCCAATGGTCTCATAAAATGCAAAGTGTGTACCAACTGTGATCCAG GTTTGGGTTTGATGGTAAAGCAGCCATGTAGACCTTCATCAGACACTGTCTGTGGGACACTGGAGGGGTTCTACTGTCTAGACCCAACTAAGGATGGTTGTAGAGCAGCCCAGAGACACAGCAGCTGTAAACCTGGTCAATACATCAGCCACACAG GAACAACATCTACAGATACTGTGTGTTCTGACTGTACTGGTGACACCTATTCAGATGGATCATTAACATCTTGTCAGCCACACACAGA GTGTAAATCCTTAGGTCTTCAAGAACTTAGACCAGGAACTCATTTGTCCAATTCTGAATGTGGACCACAATCCTCACAAATAGAACCTGGAATCATCATTGGTGTTGTTCTGGCATCAGTCCTAATAGCTCTtgcaataacaataataataataataggatTTGTAATTCTAAGGAGGAGAAAAAGTCCAACACCAGTGACTTTTTCTCCAGTGACAGTAAATGCTGTAGAG GCATCATCAGATTTAGAGGAAACACCAAGCAATGTAGTACAATGA